One Syngnathoides biaculeatus isolate LvHL_M chromosome 4, ASM1980259v1, whole genome shotgun sequence DNA window includes the following coding sequences:
- the LOC133498956 gene encoding palmitoyltransferase ZDHHC12-B-like isoform X1, with protein sequence MVQNMFRTGFLVRATHTVLTWVITLILFVHNTDLRQCEERGELMVPVLFFLLVVLSVLLYFAVSLMDPGFVLSDTVKPSDLESESMMPQSSTCGLRRCGFCLLQQPMRAKHCPTCAHCVRRFDHHCPWIENCVGERNHRWFVLYLMVQLLSLLWALRVALSGISPSATWESWFRANGFLLAALCVVGVFSAVVSVLLGCHLYLVAINCTTWEFMSRHRIAYLRECGEDDSPFDRGVLCNLWDFFCVCGAVAWEQVYRRNPQNPV encoded by the exons ATGGTTCAAAACATGTTCCGGACCGGGTTTCTGGTTCGGGCCACACACACCGTGCTGACCTGGGTCATAACGCTCATTCTGTTCGTGCACAACACCG ATTTGCGTCAGTGCGAAGAGCGAGGGGAGCTGATGGTTCCTGTGCTGTTCTTCCTGCTGGTGGTGCTGTCGGTCCTGTTATACTTTGCAGTGTCTCTCATGGACCCGGGATTCGTCCTTTCTGATACCGTGAAG CCTTCAGATCTGGAAAGCGAGTCAATGATGCCTCAGTCGTCCACCTGTGGTCTGCGCCGTTGCGGCTTCTGCCTGCTGCAG CAGCCAATGAGAGCCAAGCACTGTCCGACGTGCGCCCACTGCGTCCGTCGCTTCGACCACCACTGCCCCTGGATCGAAAACTGCGTGGGCGAGCGCAACCACCGCTGGTTCGTGCTCTACCTGATGGTGCAACTCCTGAGCCTGCTCTGGGCACTTCGTGTCGCTTT gtCGGGCATTTCTCCCAGCGCTACGTGGGAGTCGTGGTTCCGGGCCAACGGCTTCCTATTGGCGGCTTTGTGTGTGGTGGGCGTGTTCTCCGCGGTGGTGTCGGTGCTGCTGGGCTGCCACCTCTACCTGGTGGCCATCAACTGCACCACCTGGGAGTTTATGTCCCGCCACCGCATCGCATACCTGCGGGAGTGCGGGGAGGATGACAGCCCCTTTGACCGCGGCGTCCTCTGCAACCTGTGGGACTTCTTCTGTGTGTGCGGGGCCGTAGCCTGGGAGCAGGTCTACCGCAGGAACCCCCAGAATCCAGTTTGA
- the LOC133498956 gene encoding palmitoyltransferase ZDHHC12-B-like isoform X2: protein MVPVLFFLLVVLSVLLYFAVSLMDPGFVLSDTVKPSDLESESMMPQSSTCGLRRCGFCLLQQPMRAKHCPTCAHCVRRFDHHCPWIENCVGERNHRWFVLYLMVQLLSLLWALRVALSGISPSATWESWFRANGFLLAALCVVGVFSAVVSVLLGCHLYLVAINCTTWEFMSRHRIAYLRECGEDDSPFDRGVLCNLWDFFCVCGAVAWEQVYRRNPQNPV from the exons ATGGTTCCTGTGCTGTTCTTCCTGCTGGTGGTGCTGTCGGTCCTGTTATACTTTGCAGTGTCTCTCATGGACCCGGGATTCGTCCTTTCTGATACCGTGAAG CCTTCAGATCTGGAAAGCGAGTCAATGATGCCTCAGTCGTCCACCTGTGGTCTGCGCCGTTGCGGCTTCTGCCTGCTGCAG CAGCCAATGAGAGCCAAGCACTGTCCGACGTGCGCCCACTGCGTCCGTCGCTTCGACCACCACTGCCCCTGGATCGAAAACTGCGTGGGCGAGCGCAACCACCGCTGGTTCGTGCTCTACCTGATGGTGCAACTCCTGAGCCTGCTCTGGGCACTTCGTGTCGCTTT gtCGGGCATTTCTCCCAGCGCTACGTGGGAGTCGTGGTTCCGGGCCAACGGCTTCCTATTGGCGGCTTTGTGTGTGGTGGGCGTGTTCTCCGCGGTGGTGTCGGTGCTGCTGGGCTGCCACCTCTACCTGGTGGCCATCAACTGCACCACCTGGGAGTTTATGTCCCGCCACCGCATCGCATACCTGCGGGAGTGCGGGGAGGATGACAGCCCCTTTGACCGCGGCGTCCTCTGCAACCTGTGGGACTTCTTCTGTGTGTGCGGGGCCGTAGCCTGGGAGCAGGTCTACCGCAGGAACCCCCAGAATCCAGTTTGA